Proteins encoded by one window of Cydia fagiglandana chromosome Z, ilCydFagi1.1, whole genome shotgun sequence:
- the LOC134678791 gene encoding ER degradation-enhancing alpha-mannosidase-like protein 3 — translation MIIIMAYRVLLVLVLAIISVSTEEETSAPMTKAERISLREEARKMFYHAYNAYMDNAYPADELMPLSCKGRWKGITPSRGDMDDALGNFSLTLVDSLDTLVVMGDFSEFSRAIKLVIKDVSFDHDIVVSVFETNIRMLGGLLSAHVLATALKPEVPVLQWYGGELLALAEDLGRRLLPAFNTSTGIPHGRVNLRHGVRYLQESRETCTACAGTMILEMAALSRLTGRPVYEQKAHKAMDRLWKIRHRTSDLMGTVINIHSGDWVRKDSGVGAGIDSYYEYCLKAYILLGDEKYLARFNRHYNAVMKYISRGPVMLAVHMHRPHLQSRNFMDALLAFWPGLQVLLGDVRPAVETHEMLYQVMQRHTFIPEAFTTDFQVHWGQHPLRPEFLESTYFLHRATEDDHYLHVGKMALKALQQYTKVPCGYAAVNDVRTRVHEDRMDSFVLAETFKYLYMLFGDDKHMPVKLEDYVLTTEAHFLPLSLAHAGKNTSYFSLKIDDEDEDKYRKTCPNTASLVAEKVRQPMRQLLGAAAARPPARLRPLNDPRQIHALADMGISVLTLPDGRVQLLYTTNTAKTSKDAAEGLTFMREMSKWNSMSDVENGVTPVGVEVRGRVFPAGPGHFGREVRDARISGTPARAYPLDACSPLDNAANLQGKFAVAQRGHCTFAQKVRNIQNAGAKLAIVVDNVPDSTHTVTAMFAMSGDGKDDIQIPAVFLFTREGDYLLDAMNQDPELIVTVGELKSLKRQYENTCEDDNCEAVLETSSGPAESESFDHLKKVLSQLVAQFELSLSHDEGGTQGQRCGNEVLEKPFQNDKVTCNEAHTEDPPAVPVERERTTNTPDAASDETLQLKTDVNKPDDL, via the exons ATGATCATAATAATGGCTTATCGAGTTCTATTAGTTCTTGTTCTTGCAATAATCAGTGTGAGTACTGAAGAAGAAACTTCTGCACCAATGACTAAAGCTGAAAGAATAAGTTTAAG AGAGGAGGCCCGTAAAATGTTTTACCATGCATACAATGCATATATGGACAATGCATATCCAGCGGATGAGTTGATGCCTCTCAGCTGCAAAGGGAGATGGAAGGGCATCACACCAAGTCGGGGTGATATGGATGACGCTCTTGGAAA CTTTTCCCTGACGCTAGTGGACAGCTTGGACACGCTGGTGGTGATGGGAGACTTCTCCGAGTTCAGCAGGGCCATCAAACTTGTCATCAAAGACGTCTCCTTCGACCACGACATCGTAGTTTCCGTGTTCGAAACTAACATCAGAATGCTGGG GGGCCTGCTGTCCGCGCACGTGCTGGCAACGGCGCTTAAGCCGGAGGTGCCCGTGTTGCAGTGGTACGGCGGCGAGCTGCTGGCCCTAGCCGAGGACCTCGGACGCCGCTTACTGCCCGCATTCAACACGTCCACAGGGATCCCGCACGGAAGG GTGAACCTGCGGCACGGGGTGCGCTACCTGCAGGAGTCGCGCGAGACGTGCACGGCGTGCGCGGGCACCATGATCCTGGAGATGGCGGCGCTGTCGCGGCTCACCGGCCGCCCCGTCTACGAGCAGAAGGCCCACAAGGCCATGGACAGGCTCTGGAAGATCAGGCACAG GACCTCTGACCTAATGGGCACTGTGATAAACATCCACTCCGGCGACTGGGTCCGCAAGGACTCGGGCGTGGGCGCCGGCATCGACTCGTACTACGAGTACTGCCTCAAGGCGTACATCCTGCTGGGCGACGAGAAGTACCTGGCCAGGTTCAACCGCCATTACAACGCCGTCATGAAGTACATCAGCAGGGGGCCCGTCATGTTGGCCGTACATATGCACAG GCCGCACCTCCAATCCCGCAACTTCATGGACGCGCTGCTGGCGTTCTGGCCGGGGCTGCAGGTGCTGCTGGGCGACGTGCGGCCCGCCGTCGAGACGCACGAGATGCTCTACCAGGTCATGCAGCGCCACACATTCATACCAGAAGCCTTCACCACCGACTTCCAG GTGCACTGGGGTCAGCATCCCCTCCGACCCGAGTTCCTCGAGTCCACGTACTTCCTCCACCGCGCCACCGAGGACGACCACTACCTGCATGTGGGCAAGATGGCCCTCAAAGCTTTACAGCAGTATACCAAAGTGCCTTGTGGCTACGCCGCAGTCAACGACGTGAGGACCCGAGTCCACGAGGACAGAATGGACTCGTTCGTCCTTGCGGAGACCTTCAAGTATCTATATATGCTATTCGGTGATGATAAACATATGCCGGTCAAGTTGGAAGACTATGTGCTGACGACGGAAGCGCATTTCCTGCCGCTCTCGCTGGCCCACGCGGGGAAAAACACTTCCTACTTCAGCTTGAAAATAGATGACGAAGACGAGGACAAGTATAGAAA GACATGTCCGAACACGGCTTCGCTGGTGGCGGAGAAGGTGCGCCAGCCGATGCGGCAGCTGctgggcgcggcggcggcgcggccgccCGCGCGCCTGCGCCCGCTCAACGACCCGCGCCAGATCCACGCGCTCGCCGACATGGGCATCTCCGTGCTCACGCTGCCCGACGGCAGGGTGCAACTGCTTTACACCACCAATACG GCCAAGACATCAAAAGATGCAGCAGAAGGACTGACGTTTATGCGTGAGATGTCCAAGTGGAACTCAATGAGCGATGTAGAGAATGGTGTGACCCCAGTGGGTGTGGAAGTTCGCGGACGCGTGTTTCCTGCGGGCCCGGGCCACTTCGGGCGCGAAGTGCGCGACGCTCGGATCTCCGGCACGCCCGCCCGCGCCTACCCGCTCGACGCCTGCTCGCCGCTCGACAACGCCGCCAACCTTCAGGGCAAGTTTGCTGTCGCGCAACGGGGGCACTGCACATTCGCTCAGAAAGTCAGAAATATACAAAACGCCGGCGCCAAGCTCGCCATCGTCGTGGACAACGTGCCGGACTCCACGCACACGGTCACCGCCATGTTCGCGATGTCCGGCGACGGCAAGGACGACATCCAAATACCGGCCGTATTCCTCTTCACTCGGGAGGGCGACTACTTGCTGGACGCCATGAATCAGGACCCCGAATTGATCGTTACCGTTGGCGAGCTCAAGTCGCTCAAAAGACAGTACGAGAACACCTGCGAGGACGACAACTGCGAGGCAGTTTTAGAAACATCGAGCGGGCCCGCAGAGTCGGAATCGTTTGATCACCTCAAAAAAGTACTCAGCCAATTAGTGGCGCAGTTTGAATTGTCTTTATCGCACGATGAGGGCGGCACACAGGGGCAGCGCTGCGGCAACGAGGTGTTGGAGAAGCCATTCCAAAACGATAAAGTTACCTGTAACGAAGCCCACACAGAAGACCCTCCGGCCGTTCCTGTCGAGAGAGAAAGAACAACTAACACGCCGGACGCCGCCTCCGACGAAACGTTACAATTAAAGACAGATGTAAATAAACCTGACGACCTTTGA
- the LOC134678521 gene encoding uncharacterized protein LOC134678521, whose translation MNIRSDKQKIPAELSLAAFLSAGLTLIISPIYIVLCTLALVYRYRCDSGMVSGATGDSYFIYTLYRIYIQADTCGNPDSSPPAGVTLTTPNAVFVFVIANLSATVLSCAAAITLIVVAVNNKSGLVFATIWTYICICVASLVVDVTYAGFFGKDYAVMSNTMEIHFPGIASNYLNDVLRLGSFLFMTIALKGFLAPVINIVLLILLARYASNYRNKLQTEEHSIHKVGAIHAYDQHVNRGFVEEEPRSHPRSPLRAAPAQANTLPLPPHTPLSDYSNNRDYDRSNSWQHSPAPVPFSYMEEPRRLRASPAAGEQWRHDPWPAAPPVPAPDYSPPARRLKSALKPNYM comes from the exons ATGAATATACGGAGCGATAAACAGAAAATTCCTGCGGAACTCTCTCTGGCTGCGTTCCTGTCGGCGGGATTAACTCTT ATAATATCACCAATATACATCGTGTTATGTACCCTCGCATTAGTTTACCGCTACAGATGCGACTCAGGAATGGTGTCCGGTGCTACTGGAGACAGTTACTTCATCTACACACTCTATAGAATATACATACAAg CGGACACGTGCGGAAACCCGGATTCGTCGCCACCAGCAGGTGTTACACTTACGACACCAAACGCAGTTTTTGTTTTCGTTATTGCTAATTTGTCTGCCACCGTTTTAAGCTGTGCAGCTGCCATCACGCTTATTG TGGTCGCTGTTAATAACAAAAGTGGGCTCGTATTTGCCACCATATGGACATATATTTGTATATGTGTAGCGTCATTGGTGGTCGATGTAACATACGCTGGTTTCTTTGGAAAAGATTATGCGGTAATGAGTAACACCATG GAAATCCATTTTCCAGGAATCGCAAGTAATTATTTGAATGATGTTCTCCGACTGGGGTCTTTTCTTTTCATGACAATTGCTCTGAAGGGATTCCTTGCTCCTGTAATAAATATTGTTCTACTAATATTGTTAGCGAGATATGCTTCTAACTACAGGAATAAACTACAAACCGAAGAG CATTCCATACACAAAGTGGGAGCGATTCACGCATATGA CCAACACGTTAACCGTGGTTTCGTGGAAGAGGAGCCGCGCAGCCACCCTCGCAGCCCGCTGCGGGCCGCGCCGGCACAGGCGAACACTCTGCCACTGCCACCGCACACTCCACTGTCGGACTATTCCAA CAACCGAGATTATGATCGCTCCAACTCTTGGCAACACAGTCCAGCGCCGGTGCCATTCTCGTACATGGAGGAGCCCCGGCGGTTGAGGGCGAGCCCCGCCGCGGGCGAGCAGTGGCGGCACGACCCctggcccgccgcgccgccggtCCCGGCGCCAGACTACAGCCCGCCAGCCCGCCGGCTCAAATCAGCCCTAAAACCGAACTATATGTAG